One genomic region from Vanessa tameamea isolate UH-Manoa-2023 chromosome 14, ilVanTame1 primary haplotype, whole genome shotgun sequence encodes:
- the LOC113398772 gene encoding bumetanide-sensitive sodium-(potassium)-chloride cotransporter-like — protein sequence MIAVRLEKEPTSGHSQARIDSRVGAALIATSGHGDEEHNIQGQNIEPTPELTTYNIKLGWIQGVLIPCLLNIWGVMLFLRISWIVGQAGICLTVLIIFLSGVVCVITTLSLSAICTNGLLKGGGVYYIVSRSLGAELGASVGIIFAFANAVAASMNTIGFCESLNDLLKYFDVKIIDNGMNDVRIVGTIALFVMSVISAFGMDWETKAQNFLVVIIVVAILNYILGACLGPTNNSERAQGFVGISVETALINLGPDFRYSDNQQHNFFSIFAMYFPAVTGVQAGANICGDLRSPATAIPKGTLLALGLSMFSYLVMAVLCGSGALRDASGNITDVTSGTIDACIPNCQYGLHNNYEIMQLMAQSSAFIYAGCWAATLSTALTNLLSVPRLIQALGVDRIYPGLIFFSKPYGKHGEPYRGYVLTFFVSLVFLLIADLNTIAPLITNFYLASYALINFCTFHAGLIQSISWRPTFRFYNTWLSLFGFLICIFIMMIISWAMALVTFFIFMTMYLLVLYRKPDVNWGSSTDAQRYKDTVSALIQMSHMHENIKSYNPQLLVLAGRPNNRPALLDMGHLITKLGSFMMVADVNEEPISQIERVGRLQAGEEWLLSRKDRGFYVVLDGLPFEMGVHAVIKSTGLGSLRPNIMLIGYMNRWSRCAVTSVRTYVRVLQLAFEEQLGVSILRVPETARPVKAQVTRSAHELRAHHHVQDLLFADSDADLPYYERSNDEAQSSHPELGIVVKENVASFHDSDPNKHTPVSSLSMRKSGVYKPLTFSSDNDLDAWWLYDDGGLNILLPYIIARRGFTEKMPLRLFALTRDCNDIQVSEKQIKILLQKFRIEYSSLIMIQGINEPPLQASVEYFNQLIKKFRTDFGSDILISDAELERLSNKTNRHLRLRELLIEHSYMASFIVLTLPYPRLGSVSATLYMSWLEVLSKDLPPMLFVRGNDENVLSV from the exons atGATAGCCGTAAGGTTAGAAAAAG AGCCAACTAGTGGACATAGCCAGGCCCGAATAGATAGTAGAGTTGGTGCAGCTTTGATAGCTACTTCGGGTCATGGTGACGAG GAACATAATATTCAAGGTCAAAATATTGAACCTACTCCTGAACTCACAACATACAATATCAAATTAGGATGGATACAG GGTGTATTAATACCATGCCTTCTAAACATCTGGGGTGTGATGCTTTTCCTGCGCATTTCATGGATCGTGGGTCAAGCTGGTATCTGCCTAACAGTTCTGATCATCTTTCTATCGGGCGTCGTGTGCGTTATTACCACGCTATCCCTCAGTGCTATTTGCACGAATGGCCTATTGAAAGGAG GTGGAGTTTATTATATCGTGTCTAGATCATTAGGAGCGGAACTTGGTGCATCTGTTGGAATTATATTTGCTTTTGCAAACGCAGTAGCGGCAAGCATGAATACTATTGGATTTTGCGAGTCACTAAacgatttattgaaatattttgatgtgaaaataattgataatggaATGAACGATGTGCGAATCGTTGGCACTATTGCACTTTTTGTAATGTCCGTTATTTCCGCTTTTGGTATGGATTGGGAAACTAAGGCGCAG AATTTTcttgttgtaattattgttgtagCGATTTTGAACTACATATTGGGAGCATGTTTGGGACCCACCAACAACAGTGAGAGAGCACAAGGTTTCGTTGGTATTAGTG TGGAAACAGCATTGATTAATCTCGGTCCAGACTTCCGATACAGTGACAATCAGCAACACAATTTCTTTAGCATTTTTGCAATGTACTTCCCTGCTGTAACCGGAGTTCAAGCTGGAGCCAATATTTGCGGTGATTTAAGA AGTCCAGCCACAGCAATACCCAAAGGAACACTTCTGGCGCTAGGTTTATCAATGTTCAGTTATCTTGTGATGGCGGTGCTATGCGGATCGGGCGCTCTGCGAGACGCCAGTGGAAACATTACAGACGTCACCTCGGGCACTATCGACGCCTGCATACCTAACTGCCAATATGGGCTGCATAATAACTATGAG ATAATGCAGCTAATGGCGCAATCGAGCGCTTTTATTTACGCCGGCTGCTGGGCAGCCACGTTGTCGACGGCGCTGACCAACCTGCTGTCGGTGCCGCGCCTGATCCAGGCACTGGGCGTAGACCGCATCTACCCCGGACTCATCTTCTTCTCTAAGCCCTATGGCAAGCACGGCGAGCCCTACCGCGGATACGTACTCACGTTTTTCGTCTCGCTCGTGTTCTTGCTGATAG CTGATTTAAATACTATAGCTCCATTAATCACAAACTTTTACTTGGCGTCGTACGCTCTCATCAATTTTTGTACATTTCATGCGGGTTTGATCCAGTCGATAAGTTGGAGGCCTACATTTCGA ttctaTAATACTTGGTTATCTCTATTTGGTTTCTTAATATGTATCTTTATAATGATGATAATCAGCTGGGCGATGGCGCtcgttacattttttattttcatgactATGTATCTACTAGTACTATACAGAAAGCCAG aTGTAAATTGGGGCAGCAGCACGGACGCACAACGATACAAGGACACGGTGTCAGCTCTGATACAGATGTCCCACATGCATGAAAACATCAAATCTTATAACCCACAATTGTTGGTATTAGCTGGAAGACCCAACAATAGACCAGCCTTGCTCGATATGGGTCATCTCATCACAAAACTGGGTTCGTTCATGATGGTCGCGGATGTCAACGAG gaACCAATTTCACAAATAGAACGAGTGGGTCGACTTCAAGCTGGCGAAGAATGGCTACTATCACGGAAAGATCGTGGCTTCTACGTAGTTTTAGACGGCTTGCCCTTCGAGATGGGAGTGCATGCAGTCATTAAATCAACTGGATTAGGCAGCCTAAGGCCGAACATTATGCTCATTGGCTATATGAACAGATGGTCAAGATGTGCAGTCACTAGTGTTAGAACATATGTACGGGTTCTTCA GTTAGCGTTCGAAGAACAACTCGGAGTATCCATCTTACGCGTGCCGGAGACGGCGCGGCCGGTGAAGGCGCAAGTCACACGCAGTGCCCACGAGCTTCGCGCGCATCACCACGTGCAGGACTTGCTGTTCGCCGACTCCGACGCAGACTTGCCGTATTACGAGCGGTCTAACG aCGAAGCTCAAAGTAGTCACCCAGAACTGGGAATAGTTGTCAAAGAAAACGTCGCTTCTTTTCATGACAGCGATCCTAACAAACACACCCCAGTATCAAGTCTTTCGATGAGAAAATCTGGAGTATACAAACCTTTAACTTTTAGCTCT GACAACGATTTGGACGCCTGGTGGCTGTATGACGACGGAGGCCTAAACATCTTGCTACCGTACATCATTGCTCGTCGTGGCTTCACAGAGAAAATGCCGCTAAGGTTATTCGCACTTACACGTGACTGTAACGATATTCAAGTTTCTGAAAAACA gatAAAGATTTTACTGCAAAAATTTCGTATCGAATATTCATCACTAATCATGATTCAAGGCATCAACGAACCTCCTCTACAAGCTAGCGTGGAATACTTTAATCAGCTGATTAAAAAATTTAGAACTGATTTCGGAAGTG ACATTCTAATATCGGATGCAGAGCTGGAGCGCTTGAGTAACAAGACCAACCGCCACCTGCGACTGCGAGAGTTGCTCATAGAACACTCATACATGGCCTCCTTCATTGTTCTCACACTTCCCTATCCGAGACtg GGCTCGGTATCCGCTACTTTATACATGTCGTGGCTCGAGGTGTTGAGCAAAGATTTGCCACCCATGCTCTTCGTGAGAGGAAACGACGAGAATGTTCTTAGCGTATAA